A window from Malania oleifera isolate guangnan ecotype guangnan chromosome 7, ASM2987363v1, whole genome shotgun sequence encodes these proteins:
- the LOC131160294 gene encoding uncharacterized protein LOC131160294: MSERELMELDEEENDFVGKVPEFGAIFMSNTATKRECFRRKIFGLPSSQACFVKQVKAGMVLFLFEFEKRQLYGVFQACSDGAINIVPHAYRSSGKQFPAQVQFSTIWYCNPLPENEFRAVIEDNYYASNKFNFGLSKYQVHKLLSLFRSRKLEDERPQIQLTRNSVTKSVGNSLDKGRRRDDDSMLLMSNTVKNEHNLNIEPGTVISGGKSGNSWRKIRSIADYGRFSERDRVKNEHNVDYDHGFAIPIYPGNSLDDVRRAANDGEFATSERVGNQSYPDSNCQVISTECCGNFWGDLRRATDDGRLSTSDEVGSGHNRYSDCVRGTQIQYCLDRGIRVADVGRLAIRNGVGNIQNVDNDLGPIPSTEYLRDSIVKEKRVVGGYGSFVTKESAMKEHNLHGDLESVVLTEDLEDFGVETRMMSDDDSRFVTSNSIRTNADNDCRPVSSTECSGSYHQNINPLGCYGKPIQDMDNISVLDKLRPSSALHSSTKPQIPSLSYFTYHKDAVIKRTDHYDPEASSHNFRCSPPFGDNHGYNLAHQCVPYNGKSADNSFPQSKFHHDVALECATHYSYAGNPLPPFENQLFPSHLEPNAISKCLDVPSDPWNYASLPAPSHQKHSYPKGAIPSSSPGSCKNREVETFDIGGYKDVSFSESSCPVTILDNQNYSRKAMSCSLGLSKKSSFMVDHGYPSASEAKFEHKRQFSETFRVESKCDLQGCACSLQSRSLYCNEHKSPGHDVESMHSNHLKSRTSVFSRLTSAPKLNIQENDSHIGDGDGEYDMDVEDIMKMLDRNHLCWTKARNYKHLIQKHNNVENWRIKKQTFHSHKERDCSEMLVIKQNADVTEEVYGNHMAEGTPLLDFKRRSELLKNMDKNKTKGCCETADSENKMLGHHKRRRLVRPNFSSNESGFSIYESFQDKGIVGDLALNLHQSSNDSCFSKENTESHKAVARSHGNEDNSSQNVALHSVMGSSDYQGSPTDKGRGTKHTEKNGESGEVSLRSECEDGTKLSEDIGAKNASLFILHKDKGCNSQEGSTVEDLNVDELCQNRSGIIAAVSNV, translated from the exons ATGTCTGAAAGGGAGTTGATGGAGCTTGATGAGGAGGAGAACGATTTTGTGGGGAAAGTTCCTGAATTCGGTGCAATCTTCATGTCTAACACCGCTACAAAGAGAGAGTGTTTTAGGCGAAAAATTTTTGGCCTTCCATCTTCTCAAGCTTGCTTTGTGAAGCAGGTTAAAGCTGGAATGGTTTTGTTTCTATTTGAATTTGAGAAGAGACAGCTTTATGGTGTGTTTCAGGCATGCTCTGACGGTGCCATAAATATTGTACCCCATGCATACAGATCATCTGGCAAACAATTTCCTGCACAG GTTCAATTTTCCACAATTTGGTACTGTAATCCCCTTCCTGAAAATGAATTCCGTGCTGTTATTGAAGATAACTACTACGCGTCAAATAAATTTAACTTTGGTCTTTCTAAATATCAG GTTCATAAGCTTTTGTCATTATTTAGATCGAGGAAATTAGAAGATGAACGACCACAGATACAACTTACCAGAAATAGTGTTACAAAATCGGTTGGGAACTCTTTGGATAAAGGCAGAAGGAGAGATGATGATAGCATGCTTTTAATGAGCAATACGGTAAAAAATGAACATAATTTGAATATTGAGCCTGGGACAGTCATCTCTGGTGGAAAGTCTGGGAACTCGTGGAGGAAAATAAGAAGCATAGCTGATTATGGCAGGTTTTCAGAAAGAGACCGTGTAAAAAATGAGCATAATGTGGATTATGACCATGGGTTCGCCATACCAATTTATCCAGGGAACTCCTTGGATGACGTAAGAAGAGCAGCTAATGATGGAGAATTTGCAACAAGTGAGAGGGTAGGAAATCAATCTTACCCAGATAGCAATTGTCAGGTTATCTCTACTGAGTGCTGTGGGAACTTCTGGGGTGACTTGAGAAGAGCAACTGATGACGGCAGGCTTTCCACTAGCGATGAAGTAGGAAGTGGGCATAACAGGTACAGTGATTGTGTTCGTGGGACCCAAATTCAGTACTGTTTGGACAGAGGAATAAGAGTAGCTGATGTTGGCAGGCTTGCCATCAGAAATGGTGTAGGAAACATTCAGAATGTAGATAATGATCTTGGCCCCATTCCATCAACTGAGTACCTTAGAGATTCTATAGTTAAGGAGAAAAGAGTAGTGGGTGGTTATGGCAGTTTTGTAACAAAGGAGAGCGCAATGAAAGAGCATAATTTGCACGGTGATCTTGAGTCGGTTGTATTGACTGAGGACCTTGAGGACTTTGGAGTCGAAACAAGAATGATGTCTGATGATGATTCCAGGTTTGTAACCAGTAATAGCATAAGAACTAATGCAGACAATGATTGCAGGCCAGTCAGCTCAACTGAGTGCTCTGGGTCGTATCAccaaaatataaatcctttaggGTGTTATGGAAAACCAATTCAAGATATGGATAATATTTCAGTTCTGGATAAACTTCGACCATCTTCTGCATTGCACTCCTCAACGAAGCCACAGATTCCTAGCCTTTCTTATTTTACCTATCATAAAGATGCAGTTATTAAGAGGACTGACCATTATGATCCTGAAGCATCTAGTCATAATTTCAGATGCTCTCCACCATTTGGGGATAATCATGGTTATAATTTAGCACATCAATGTGTTCCTTATAATGGAAAATCTGCAGATAATTCTTTCCCTCAATCTAAATTCCATCATGATGTTGCACTAGAATGTGCAACTCACTATAGTTATGCTGGTAATCCCCTCCCTCCATTTGAAAACCAATTGTTTCCTTCTCATTTGGAGCCTAATGCTATCAGCAAATGCCTTGATGTGCCTTCTGACCCTTGGAATTATGCTTCATTGCCTGCCCCCAGCCATCAGAAGCATTCCTACCCTAAAGGAGCCATTCCTTCCTCAAGTCCTGGATCTTGCAAAAACAGGGAAGTAGAAACCTTTGATATTGGAGGTTACAAAGATGTGTCCTTTTCAGAGTCATCATGTCCTGTCACTATTTTGGACAACCAAAATTATTCAAGGAAAGCCATGTCCTGTTCTTTGGGGCTAAGCAAGAAATCTTCCTTTATGGTTGATCATGGTTACCCTTCAGCATCAGAAGCCAAATTTGAGCATAAAAGACAATTCAGTGAAACTTTTAGGGTTGAGAGTAAGTGCGATTTGCAGGGTTGTGCTTGTTCTTTACAGTCCAGAAGCCTATACTGCAATGAACACAAGTCACCCGGTCATGATGTTGAAAGCATGCATTCTAATCATTTAAAGAGCAGAACTAGTGTTTTTTCCCGCTTGACTTCAGCTCCAAAACTAAACATACAAGAAAATGATTCCCATATAGGTGATGGAGATGGAGAATATGATATGGATGTAGAGGACATCATGAAAATGTTGGATAGGAATCATCTTTGTTGGACAAAGGCAAGAAACTATAAACATTTAATTCAGAAACACAATAATGTTGAAAACTGGAGGATTAAGAAACAGACCTTTCATTCTCATAAGGAGAGGGACTGCTCAGAAATGTTGGTGATAAAGCAAAATGCTGATGTGACTGAAGAAGTGTATGGCAACCATATGGCTGAAGGGACACCGCTATTGGATTTCAAGCGTCGGAGTGAATTGCTGAAAAATATGGACAAAAATAAGACAAAAGGTTGTTGTGAGACTGCAGACAGCGAGAACAAGATGCTTGGACACCACAAAAGGAGAAGACTGGTTAGGCCAAACTTTAGTAGTAATGAGTCAGGTTTTAGTATTTATGAGTCATTTCAGGACAAAGGCATTGTTGGTGACCTTGCTTTAAATCTACATCAGTCATCTAATGACAGTTGCTTTAGCAAAGAGAACACCGAAAGTCATAAGGCTGTAGCTAGAAGCCATGGAAATGAGGACAATTCATCTCAGAATGTTGCATTACATAGTGTAATGGGCTCCTCTGATTATCAAGGCAGTCCCACTGACAAGGGGAGAGGTACAAAACACACAGAAAAGAATGGTGAAAGTGGTGAGGTGTCACTTAGAAGCGAATGTGAAGATGGTACAAAACTATCTGAAGATATTGGTGCCAAAAATGCTTCCTTGTTCATTCTGCACAAAGACAAAGGTTGTAATTCTCAGGAAGGCTCGACTGTTGAGGATTTAAATGTGGATGAATTATGTCAAAATCGTTCTGGCATTATTGCTGCAGTCTCCAATGTGTAG